A portion of the Caenorhabditis elegans chromosome III genome contains these proteins:
- the pde-2 gene encoding putative 3',5'-cyclic phosphodiesterase pde-2 (Confirmed by transcript evidence), giving the protein MLELRRNSSPSSAHPSPQTNCQNSQRGDGLHHHHHEAASGSTCCGGMTGANAAKSSNEPAGSASPTVWRKTSHPPLHFNNNETRNRNLQMQLKNRGTKDDWGASLRYDIEEPTSSGLLELLPDVPIVRKLSRPLVKMDDQDDACSVASNESDRTVLSPLVPMSIFDQFLCLTNNLSALISCIIAEAKKNTEAEDYAVFLHDEDNKQMVLFNNETMLMTGKKFDMGYGIVGKVASTMRTMNIRDVSRCPFFNEEIDEQFSIKARNLIAFPLIDSSCSLIGVIVLYNKENGFSRHDEKYIKRFSYFVANSIAHAILAKQIEEVRTRIHMVEEFKIQGEDAVIEEVDIMRLVNDPLRDWRYFSQNFADFSFPPRSVGENHFHRASMMFFEDLGFSMLYKLNKRKLSYLVLRVSAGYRPVPYHNWSHAFAVTHFCWLTLRTDAIRRALSDMERLSLLIACLCHDIDHRGTTNSFQMQSLQKTPLSVLYSTEGSVLERHHFAQTIKLLQQEECSILENLPAADFRTIVNTIREVILATDISAHLRKQERIKTMISEGYNPMSFDHRYLLMCLVMTASDLSDQAKNFHNAKRIAENIYLEFFAQGDLELQLGVKPLEMMDRTNAYVPTVQIDFLFKIGVPVFQLLASVVPEGRTTSEAIDANHLCWVALDEEVRNNPSATNTLEYLRDENLERRIYDRVRKQDPRAAEIASKRFEPVYANGSVPQTQDILDHRFDGYDKKYQIGCSGGQNQSNGKQQQIRSLQKIRSKTSEDDALLKPMDNGGSVAASSTRRGSRTPRRLWRRARQLISSMSSSCASCSPLPSRRQVSEDSESC; this is encoded by the exons ATGCTAGAATTGCGTCGAAACTCTTCACCGTCCTCCGCTCATCCATCTCCTCAgacaaattgtcaaaattccCAAAGAG GTGACGGcctccatcatcatcatcacgaAGCAGCTAGCGGGTCAACTTGTTGCGGAGGCATGACTG GTGCAAATGCAGCCAAATCGTCAAACGAGCCTGCAGGATCTGCAAGTCCAACAGTTTGGAGGAAAACTTCCCATCCACCGTTACACTTCAACAACAATGAAACGCGGAATCGAAATTTGCAAATGCAGCTGAAAAATCGAGGAACGAAAGATGATTGGGGAGCATCATTGCGTTATGATATAGAAGAACCT ACTTCATCCGGTCTACTCGAACTATTACCCGACGTTCCGATTGTTCGAAAACTCAGCCGACCACTGGTTAAAATGGATGATCAGGATGATGCGTGCTCTGTAGCTTCTAATGAATCTGATCGTACTGTACTCTCGCCGCTGGTTCCCATGTCGATATTTGATCAATTTCTGTGTTTGACGAACAATTTGAGTGCACTAATTAGCTGTATTATAGCAGAAGCCAAGAAGAATACGGAAGCCGAAGA ctATGCGGTATTCCTCCACGATGAAGACAACAAACAGATGGTTCTATTCAACAATGAGACGATGTTGATGAcgggaaaaaagtttgatatgGGTTACGGTATTGTTGGGAAAGTTGCGTCAACGATGCGAACGATGAACATTCGCGATGTGAGCAGATGTCCGTTTTTTAATGAGGAAATTGATGAGCAATTCAGCATTAAAGCACGAAATTTGATTGCTTTTCCACTTATCGATAGTTCAT GCTCGTTGATTGGAGTCATTGTTCTATACAATAAGGAGAATGGATTCTCGCGACACGACGAGAAATATATTAAGCGATTCTCGTACTTTGTTGCCAACAGTATTGCTCAT GCGATCCTGGCGAAACAAATCGAGGAAGTTCGTACGCGGATCCATATGGTtgaggaattcaaaattcaaggcGAAGATGCTGTG aTCGAAGAAGTTGACATTATGCGACTTGTCAATGACCCTCTACGAGATTGGCGATACTTTAGTCAAAACTTTGCCGATTTCTCATTTCCACCTCGATCCGTCGGAGAGAATCACTTTCACCGAGCATCGATGATGTTTTTCGAAGATCTCGGCTTCTCTATGCTTTATAAATTAAACAAACGAAAACTGTCATATTTGGTTCTACGTGTCTCAGCTGGATATCGGCCTGTTCCGTACCACAATTGGTCACATGCATTCGCAGTTACACACTTTTGTTGGCTGACACTTCGAACAGATGCAATTCGTCGAGCATTAAGTGATATGGAACGACTCTCACTTCTCATTGCTTGTCTATGTCACGATATTGACCATCGAGGGACTACGAATTCATTCCAGATGCAATCACTTCAAAAAACGCCACTTTCAGTTTTATATAGTACCGAAGGAAGTGTTCTCGAGAGACATCATTTCGCACAAACTATCAAGTTGCTTCAGCAAGAAGAATGCTCCATATTGGAGAATTTACCTGCAGCTGACTTCCGAACAATAGTGAACACAATTCGTGAAGTCATTCTCGCCACTGACATATCAGCTCATCTCAGGAAACAAGAACGTATCAAGACTATGATTTCGGAAGGGTATAATCCGATGTCATTTGATCATCGTTACCTTCTCATGTGTCTAGTTATGACTGCCTCTGATCTATCTGATCAAGCCAAAAACTTCCATAACGCGAAGCgaatagctgaaaatatttatctgGAATTCTTCGCGCAAGGTGATCTTGAACTACAGCTGGGTGTGAAACCACTGGAGATGATGGATCGAACTAATGCCTATGTTCCAACTGTACAAATTGATTTCCTCTTCAAAATAGGAGTTCCCGTTTTTCA actgcTGGCCAGTGTGGTACCCGAAGGAAGAACAACATCTGAAGCAATTGATGCAAATCATTTGTGCTGGGTTGCTCTCGATGAAGAAGTTCGAAATAATCCTTCTGCAACAAATACACTCGAGTATTTGCGAGACGAGAATCTAGAACGGAGG atATACGATCGAGTGCGAAAGCAAGACCCAAGAGCTGCAGAAATTGCTTCAAAACGGTTCGAGCCTGTATATGCAAACGGAAGTGTTCCTCAAACACAAGATATTTTGGATCATCGTTTCGATGGATATGATAAGAAATATCAAATCGGATGCAGTGGTGGACAAAATCAATCAAACGGCAAACAACAACAGATTCGTTCACTTCAGAAGATTAGGTCAAAG ACATCTGAAGACGATGCCCTCCTGAAACCAATGGACAATGGAGGATCTGTTGCAGCTAGTTCAACTCGTAGAGGATCCCGTACACCACGACGATTATGGAGACGTGCTCGTCAACTGATTTCATCAATGTCTTCATCGTGCGCATCGTGTTCTCCACTTCCATCACGTCGTCAAGTCAGCGAAGATTCTGAATCTTGTTGA
- the pde-2 gene encoding putative 3',5'-cyclic phosphodiesterase pde-2 (Confirmed by transcript evidence), producing MLELRRNSSPSSAHPSPQTNCQNSQRGDGLHHHHHEAASGSTCCGGMTVFTGANAAKSSNEPAGSASPTVWRKTSHPPLHFNNNETRNRNLQMQLKNRGTKDDWGASLRYDIEEPTSSGLLELLPDVPIVRKLSRPLVKMDDQDDACSVASNESDRTVLSPLVPMSIFDQFLCLTNNLSALISCIIAEAKKNTEAEDYAVFLHDEDNKQMVLFNNETMLMTGKKFDMGYGIVGKVASTMRTMNIRDVSRCPFFNEEIDEQFSIKARNLIAFPLIDSSCSLIGVIVLYNKENGFSRHDEKYIKRFSYFVANSIAHAILAKQIEEVRTRIHMVEEFKIQGEDAVIEEVDIMRLVNDPLRDWRYFSQNFADFSFPPRSVGENHFHRASMMFFEDLGFSMLYKLNKRKLSYLVLRVSAGYRPVPYHNWSHAFAVTHFCWLTLRTDAIRRALSDMERLSLLIACLCHDIDHRGTTNSFQMQSLQKTPLSVLYSTEGSVLERHHFAQTIKLLQQEECSILENLPAADFRTIVNTIREVILATDISAHLRKQERIKTMISEGYNPMSFDHRYLLMCLVMTASDLSDQAKNFHNAKRIAENIYLEFFAQGDLELQLGVKPLEMMDRTNAYVPTVQIDFLFKIGVPVFQLLASVVPEGRTTSEAIDANHLCWVALDEEVRNNPSATNTLEYLRDENLERRIYDRVRKQDPRAAEIASKRFEPVYANGSVPQTQDILDHRFDGYDKKYQIGCSGGQNQSNGKQQQIRSLQKIRSKTSEDDALLKPMDNGGSVAASSTRRGSRTPRRLWRRARQLISSMSSSCASCSPLPSRRQVSEDSESC from the exons ATGCTAGAATTGCGTCGAAACTCTTCACCGTCCTCCGCTCATCCATCTCCTCAgacaaattgtcaaaattccCAAAGAG GTGACGGcctccatcatcatcatcacgaAGCAGCTAGCGGGTCAACTTGTTGCGGAGGCATGACTG TATTCACAGGTGCAAATGCAGCCAAATCGTCAAACGAGCCTGCAGGATCTGCAAGTCCAACAGTTTGGAGGAAAACTTCCCATCCACCGTTACACTTCAACAACAATGAAACGCGGAATCGAAATTTGCAAATGCAGCTGAAAAATCGAGGAACGAAAGATGATTGGGGAGCATCATTGCGTTATGATATAGAAGAACCT ACTTCATCCGGTCTACTCGAACTATTACCCGACGTTCCGATTGTTCGAAAACTCAGCCGACCACTGGTTAAAATGGATGATCAGGATGATGCGTGCTCTGTAGCTTCTAATGAATCTGATCGTACTGTACTCTCGCCGCTGGTTCCCATGTCGATATTTGATCAATTTCTGTGTTTGACGAACAATTTGAGTGCACTAATTAGCTGTATTATAGCAGAAGCCAAGAAGAATACGGAAGCCGAAGA ctATGCGGTATTCCTCCACGATGAAGACAACAAACAGATGGTTCTATTCAACAATGAGACGATGTTGATGAcgggaaaaaagtttgatatgGGTTACGGTATTGTTGGGAAAGTTGCGTCAACGATGCGAACGATGAACATTCGCGATGTGAGCAGATGTCCGTTTTTTAATGAGGAAATTGATGAGCAATTCAGCATTAAAGCACGAAATTTGATTGCTTTTCCACTTATCGATAGTTCAT GCTCGTTGATTGGAGTCATTGTTCTATACAATAAGGAGAATGGATTCTCGCGACACGACGAGAAATATATTAAGCGATTCTCGTACTTTGTTGCCAACAGTATTGCTCAT GCGATCCTGGCGAAACAAATCGAGGAAGTTCGTACGCGGATCCATATGGTtgaggaattcaaaattcaaggcGAAGATGCTGTG aTCGAAGAAGTTGACATTATGCGACTTGTCAATGACCCTCTACGAGATTGGCGATACTTTAGTCAAAACTTTGCCGATTTCTCATTTCCACCTCGATCCGTCGGAGAGAATCACTTTCACCGAGCATCGATGATGTTTTTCGAAGATCTCGGCTTCTCTATGCTTTATAAATTAAACAAACGAAAACTGTCATATTTGGTTCTACGTGTCTCAGCTGGATATCGGCCTGTTCCGTACCACAATTGGTCACATGCATTCGCAGTTACACACTTTTGTTGGCTGACACTTCGAACAGATGCAATTCGTCGAGCATTAAGTGATATGGAACGACTCTCACTTCTCATTGCTTGTCTATGTCACGATATTGACCATCGAGGGACTACGAATTCATTCCAGATGCAATCACTTCAAAAAACGCCACTTTCAGTTTTATATAGTACCGAAGGAAGTGTTCTCGAGAGACATCATTTCGCACAAACTATCAAGTTGCTTCAGCAAGAAGAATGCTCCATATTGGAGAATTTACCTGCAGCTGACTTCCGAACAATAGTGAACACAATTCGTGAAGTCATTCTCGCCACTGACATATCAGCTCATCTCAGGAAACAAGAACGTATCAAGACTATGATTTCGGAAGGGTATAATCCGATGTCATTTGATCATCGTTACCTTCTCATGTGTCTAGTTATGACTGCCTCTGATCTATCTGATCAAGCCAAAAACTTCCATAACGCGAAGCgaatagctgaaaatatttatctgGAATTCTTCGCGCAAGGTGATCTTGAACTACAGCTGGGTGTGAAACCACTGGAGATGATGGATCGAACTAATGCCTATGTTCCAACTGTACAAATTGATTTCCTCTTCAAAATAGGAGTTCCCGTTTTTCA actgcTGGCCAGTGTGGTACCCGAAGGAAGAACAACATCTGAAGCAATTGATGCAAATCATTTGTGCTGGGTTGCTCTCGATGAAGAAGTTCGAAATAATCCTTCTGCAACAAATACACTCGAGTATTTGCGAGACGAGAATCTAGAACGGAGG atATACGATCGAGTGCGAAAGCAAGACCCAAGAGCTGCAGAAATTGCTTCAAAACGGTTCGAGCCTGTATATGCAAACGGAAGTGTTCCTCAAACACAAGATATTTTGGATCATCGTTTCGATGGATATGATAAGAAATATCAAATCGGATGCAGTGGTGGACAAAATCAATCAAACGGCAAACAACAACAGATTCGTTCACTTCAGAAGATTAGGTCAAAG ACATCTGAAGACGATGCCCTCCTGAAACCAATGGACAATGGAGGATCTGTTGCAGCTAGTTCAACTCGTAGAGGATCCCGTACACCACGACGATTATGGAGACGTGCTCGTCAACTGATTTCATCAATGTCTTCATCGTGCGCATCGTGTTCTCCACTTCCATCACGTCGTCAAGTCAGCGAAGATTCTGAATCTTGTTGA